The following proteins come from a genomic window of Xiphophorus couchianus chromosome 19, X_couchianus-1.0, whole genome shotgun sequence:
- the qpct gene encoding glutaminyl-peptide cyclotransferase → MWKGATTSMAERSQRISTMRSFYAALIGLAFILHTHGVPWTEEKLRHRALKLSEDEIRTALSHTDLAQMWQRDLRPLLVTRYPGSAGSQAVQDHIKTTLGSLGAGWEVTEDSFESQTPYGPLPFTNLVATLNPSAKRHLVLACHYDSKYYPSEGHGREFQGATDSAVPCTMMLELARALDEELKTQKSSNSNLTLQLIFFDGEEALFQWTSTDSLYGSRHLAEKMESTPHPEGARDTNQLHGIDLLVLLDLIGAPHPIFGNQFPSTTSWLTRLQDIEKRLHSMNQLVEHPNNVQYFWPNRPVGRILDDHIPFLNRGVRILHLIPYPFPSVWHTFDDNEENLDRSTIQNLNKIFQVFVLEYLNTRPSIPSNPQNAP, encoded by the exons ATGTGGAAAGGAGCGACAACATCGATGGCTGAACGAAGCCAAAGGATTTCCACAATGCGTTCGTTTTATGCTGCATTAATCGGGCTGGCATTCATCCTTCACACTCATGGAGTCCCTTGGACAGAGGAAAAG CTCAGGCACAGAGCGCTTAAACTAAGTGAGGATGAGATCCGTACTGCCCTCTCTCACACCGATCTGGCACAGATGTGGCAGAGGGATCTCAGGCCATTGCTGGTTACCCGGTACCCGGGCTCTGCTGGCAGCCAGGCAGTTCAGGAC catataaaaacaacactCGGTTCCCTCGGAGCAGGCTGGGAAGTTACGGAGGACAGTTTTGAGTCACAAACGCCATATGGACCGCTGCCCTTCACCAACCTGGTTGCCACACTGAACCCATCGGCCAAGCGCCACCTGGTTCTTGCCTGTCACTACGACTCCAAGTACTACCCCTCTGAGGGGCACGGGAGGGAGTTTCAAGGCGCCACAGACTCAGCTGTCCCATGCACCATGATGTTGGAGCTGGCACGAGCCCTGGATGAAGAACTGAAGACTCAGAAG AGCTCCAACTCCAATCTGACCTTGCAGTTGATCTTCTTTGATGGTGAGGAGGCTCTTTTCCAGTGGACCTCCACGGACTCGCTGTACGGCTCTCGCCACCTGGCAGAGAAGATGGAGAGCACCCCGCATCCCGAAGGAGCCAGAGACACCAACCAACTGCATGGCATA GACCTGTTGGTTCTGCTGGACCTTATTGGGGCCCCTCATCCCATCTTCGGAAACCAGTTCCCCAGCACCACCTCCTGGCTCACCAGACTGCAGGACATTG AAAAACGTCTGCATTCTATGAACCAGCTTGTTGAGCATCCTAACAATGTGCAGTACTTCTGGCCTAATCGTCCAGTCGGCCGTATTCTTGACGATCATATACCGTTCCTAAACAGAG GTGTTCGGATCCTCCACCTCATACCCTATCCCTTCCCGTCTGTGTGGCACACATTTGATGACAACGAAGAAAACCTGGATCGCTCCACAATTCAGAACCTGAACAAGatctttcaggtttttgttttggaatacCTCAACACCAGGCCCAGCATTCCTTCGAATCCACAAAATGCCCCATGA